The proteins below are encoded in one region of Struthio camelus isolate bStrCam1 chromosome 11, bStrCam1.hap1, whole genome shotgun sequence:
- the RPL36A gene encoding large ribosomal subunit protein eL42: MVNVPKTRRTYCKKCGKHQPHKVTQYKKGKDSLYAQGKRRYDRKQSGYGGQTKPIFRKKAKTTKKIVLRLECVEPNCRSKRMLAIKRCKHFELGGDKKRKGQVIQF; encoded by the exons ATG GTGAACGTCCCGAAAACCCGCCGGACCTACTGCAAGAAGTGCGGCAAGCACCAGCCCCACAAGGTGACGCAGTACAAGAAGGGCAAGGACTCGCTCTACGCGCAGG GGAAGAGACGCTATGACAGGAAGCAAAGTGGCTACGGTGGCCAGACGAAGCCCATCTTCCGCAAGAAG GCTAAGACCACAAAGAAGATTGTGCTGAGGCTGGAGTGCGTGGAGCCCAATTGCAGGTCCAAGAGGATGCTGGCCATTAAGAGGTGTAAGCACTTTGAACTGGGAGGAGACAAGAAGAGAAAG GGCCAGGTGATCCAGTTCTAG
- the GLA gene encoding alpha-galactosidase A: MAAGWRVLPRWALALAALAAAAAALDNGVARTPPMGWLHWERFLCATDCAADPRRCVSEQLFMDMADAMASEGWKAVGYEFVCIDDCWMAPTRDERGRLQPDPERFPSGIRKLADYVHSKGLKLGIYSDVGNKTCAGFPGSYNHYELDAQTFASWGVDLLKFDGCNSGTLELLAEGYRNMSLALNKTGRSIVYSCEWPFYLRPVQQPNYTEIKQYCNHWRNFFDVYDSWSSIKSILDWTAIHQDSIVKIAGPGGWNDPDMLVIGNFGLSWDQAVTQMAMWAIMAAPLFMSNDLRNISPEAKWLLQNKEVIAINQDPLGKQGYRITKDNNFELWERPLSGRAYAVAVLNRQEIGGPRNFTFSLTFLGSGLACNPMCSVQQVLPTSRDWGFHNWVSSLSVEVNPTGTMLLKVVAL, encoded by the exons atggcggcggggtggcgggTGCTGCCGCGCTGGGCcctggcgctggcggcgctggcggcggcggccgcggcgctggaCAACGGCGTGGCGCGGACGCCGCCGATGGGCTGGCTGCACTGGGAGCGCTTCCTCTGCGCCACCGACTGCGCCGCCGATCCGCGCCGCTGCGTCAG CGAGCAGCTGTTCATGGACATGGCTGACGCGATGGCTTCGGAAGGCTGGAAGGCCGTAGGCTACGAGTTCGTCTGCATCGACGACTGCTGGATGGCTCCGACGCGGGACGAACGCGGCAGGCTCCAGCCTGACCCCGAGCGCTTCCCCAGTGGGATCCGCAAGCTGGCAGACTAC GTCCACTCCAAAGGGCTGAAGCTAGGAATTTACAGCGATGTCGGGAACAAGACTTGTGCTGGCTTCCCCGGCAGTTACAATCACTACGAGCTGGATGCCCAAACCTTCGCCTCCTGGGGTGTGGACCTGCTCAAGTTTGACGGCTGCAACTCTGGCAcgctggagctgctggcagaAG GTTATAGGAACATGTCTCTGGCCCTGAACAAGACTGGAAGAAGCATTGTGTACTCCTGTGAATGGCCTTTCTATTTGAGGCCTGTGCAGCAG CCCAATTACACCGAGATCAAGCAGTACTGCAATCACTGGAGGAACTTTTTTGATGTCTATGATTCTTGGAGCAGCATCAAGAGTATCTTGGACTGGACAGCAATTCACCAGGACAGCATCGTGAAGATAGCTGGGCCAGGGGGCTGGAATGATCCTGACATG CTAGTGATTGGAAACTTTGGGCTGAGCTGGGACCAGGCAGTGACTCAGATGGCAATGTGGGCTATCATGGCCGCTCCCCTCTTCATGTCCAATGACCTGCGGAACATTAGCCCTGAGGCCAAGTGGTTGCTCCAGAACAAAGAGGTGATTGCCATCAACCAGGACCCACTGGGCAAGCAGGGATACCGCATCACCAAG GACAACAACTTTGAGCTGTGGGAGCGGCCTCTGTCAGGCAGAGCCTATGCTGTGGCAGTGCTGAACCGGCAGGAAATTGGGGGACCTCGTAACTTCACCTTCTCCCTCACTTTCCTCGGCAGCGGGCTGGCTTGCAACCCAATGTGCTCTGTCCAGCAGGTCCTGCCAACCAGCAGAGACTGGGGATTTCACAACTGGGTCTCCTCCCTGAGCGTAGAGGTGAACCCAACAGGCACCATGCTGCTGAAAGTGGTGGCGTTATAG